One Chryseobacterium sp. StRB126 genomic region harbors:
- a CDS encoding transposase: MQIIILNYFNQRSTSASAESFNAKIKNFRLRLRGVRDKSFFLFRLAKLFA, from the coding sequence TTGCAAATCATTATTCTCAATTATTTTAATCAAAGAAGTACTAGCGCTTCAGCTGAATCATTCAATGCCAAAATAAAAAACTTCAGATTACGACTGCGAGGTGTAAGGGACAAATCGTTTTTTCTCTTCAGATTAGCTAAACTTTTTGCGTAG
- a CDS encoding DapH/DapD/GlmU-related protein translates to MSFNEDIFTRLKNGVTIMPDDPEIHKLLEASYQVKKQLIQLNNSTEPDEFLKILSEIVGERLENVVVFTPIYINYGKNLNIGKNVFINFDCTFLTLGGITIEDDVLIGPKVSLITENHPLEPQYRKGLIGKSILIKKNAWIGANATILPGVTIGENAVVAAGAVVSKDVPDNAVVGGIPSKTIKTIES, encoded by the coding sequence ATGAGCTTTAACGAAGATATTTTCACAAGACTAAAAAATGGTGTGACAATAATGCCCGACGACCCGGAAATTCACAAATTATTAGAAGCTTCTTATCAGGTTAAGAAGCAATTGATTCAGTTAAATAATTCGACAGAACCAGATGAATTTTTAAAAATATTAAGTGAGATTGTGGGTGAAAGACTTGAGAATGTAGTTGTGTTTACACCCATTTATATCAACTACGGAAAGAATCTCAATATCGGTAAAAATGTATTCATTAACTTTGATTGTACTTTTTTGACATTAGGCGGAATTACGATTGAAGACGACGTTTTAATCGGTCCGAAAGTAAGTTTGATAACTGAAAATCATCCTTTAGAACCTCAATATAGAAAAGGGTTGATAGGAAAATCTATTCTTATCAAAAAAAATGCGTGGATTGGAGCCAATGCAACCATTCTTCCGGGAGTTACAATTGGCGAAAATGCTGTTGTTGCAGCCGGGGCGGTGGTGTCCAAAGATGTTCCAGATAATGCTGTGGTGGGAGGGATTCCTTCAAAAACTATAAAAACAATTGAATCATAA
- a CDS encoding alpha/beta hydrolase has product MKIATTVMALSFLFIGQAFAQNKKSNQKTMNAAEQNEHYTFKLSNKVTRKSVTFKNRYGITLSGDLYLPKNAGNEKFAALAISGPFGAVKEQSSGLYANQMAERGFAVIAFDPSYTGESGGEPRDIASPDINTEDFSAALDFLGLQNNVDRNKIGIIGICGFATFALNATIADKRVKAVATTSAYDISRVSAKGYYDKMTPEERTKAFETMSLQRWVDAENGKPEYPTTHLPEKLNGDEPQFVKDYFDYYKTSRGYHKRSLNSNKGWTKTNPMSFANSVMLSYIKEISPRPMLLIAGENAHSKYMSEDIYKVAAEPKELIIIPNAVHVDLYDKVDVIPFEKLDNFFRTNLK; this is encoded by the coding sequence ATGAAAATAGCAACAACAGTGATGGCTTTGTCATTTCTTTTCATCGGACAGGCATTTGCGCAGAATAAAAAATCAAATCAAAAGACAATGAATGCAGCAGAACAAAACGAACATTATACATTTAAACTAAGCAATAAAGTAACCCGAAAATCCGTTACCTTCAAAAACCGTTACGGAATAACGCTTTCCGGAGATTTATACCTTCCCAAAAATGCAGGGAACGAAAAATTTGCAGCTTTGGCAATCAGCGGACCGTTTGGTGCGGTAAAAGAACAGTCTTCCGGTTTATATGCCAACCAAATGGCGGAAAGAGGTTTTGCTGTTATTGCTTTTGACCCTTCTTATACCGGCGAAAGTGGAGGTGAGCCGAGAGATATTGCTTCCCCAGACATTAATACCGAAGATTTCAGTGCGGCACTTGATTTTCTTGGACTTCAGAACAATGTAGACCGAAACAAAATCGGAATTATCGGAATCTGTGGCTTTGCAACTTTTGCGTTGAATGCCACCATTGCCGACAAACGAGTGAAAGCAGTAGCGACAACAAGTGCTTATGATATTTCAAGAGTTAGCGCCAAAGGATATTATGATAAAATGACTCCCGAAGAACGCACGAAAGCTTTTGAAACAATGAGTCTGCAACGTTGGGTTGATGCTGAAAACGGAAAGCCTGAATATCCGACAACCCATTTACCTGAAAAATTAAACGGTGATGAACCTCAGTTTGTAAAGGATTATTTTGATTATTACAAAACGTCCAGAGGATATCATAAACGTTCTTTAAACTCCAATAAAGGCTGGACGAAAACCAATCCGATGTCTTTTGCCAATTCGGTGATGTTGAGTTATATCAAAGAAATTTCGCCAAGACCTATGCTTCTGATTGCTGGGGAAAATGCACATTCCAAATATATGAGCGAAGACATTTACAAAGTGGCTGCAGAACCGAAAGAATTGATAATTATTCCAAATGCGGTTCACGTCGATTTATATGACAAAGTGGATGTGATTCCTTTTGAAAAACTGGATAATTTCTTCAGAACGAATTTGAAATAA
- a CDS encoding alpha/beta hydrolase, translated as MLRTKSGPYAQRLAEAGYITIATDASYQGASGGEPRHTDKPVYRTEDIHGMADFISQYPGVDINRSIINNGDGED; from the coding sequence TTGCTTAGAACAAAGTCTGGTCCTTACGCACAACGTTTAGCAGAAGCTGGCTATATTACAATTGCTACAGATGCATCTTATCAGGGAGCAAGTGGGGGAGAACCGCGTCACACCGATAAACCTGTGTATAGAACAGAAGACATTCATGGAATGGCAGATTTTATTTCACAATATCCCGGAGTTGATATTAATCGAAGTATCATAAATAATGGAGATGGAGAAGATTAG
- the mtgA gene encoding monofunctional biosynthetic peptidoglycan transglycosylase, with the protein MWKRIKQFIFIVLVLNVVFIIWGRFFNPPITLTQIGGLFEYGKLHRDYISYDEMGDNVKKAVIASEDQKFFDHNGFDYTAIEKAMKYNEKGKKIRGGSTISQQTAKNVFLWQGRSWVRKGLEAVYTFIIEKTWSKDIILERYLNSIEMGQGVFGVEAAAQYYFGKSSKDLSTSDAAWIAAVLPNPKKYDPKNPSPYLRKKHNWIMRQMRNVSLK; encoded by the coding sequence ATGTGGAAAAGAATTAAACAGTTTATTTTCATCGTTCTTGTTCTGAACGTAGTTTTTATCATTTGGGGAAGATTTTTTAATCCACCCATTACCCTTACTCAGATAGGAGGCCTTTTTGAGTATGGCAAATTACACCGAGACTATATCTCCTATGATGAAATGGGGGATAATGTAAAAAAAGCAGTCATTGCCTCAGAAGACCAGAAATTCTTTGACCATAACGGCTTCGATTATACAGCCATCGAAAAAGCAATGAAGTATAATGAAAAAGGCAAAAAAATAAGAGGCGGAAGTACTATTTCTCAGCAAACTGCAAAAAATGTCTTTCTTTGGCAGGGCAGAAGCTGGGTAAGAAAAGGGTTGGAAGCAGTCTATACTTTTATTATTGAAAAAACATGGAGCAAGGACATTATCCTTGAAAGATACCTGAATTCCATTGAGATGGGGCAGGGAGTATTTGGGGTAGAAGCAGCAGCACAATATTATTTCGGTAAATCATCTAAGGACCTGAGTACATCAGATGCAGCCTGGATTGCTGCTGTACTGCCGAATCCAAAGAAGTATGATCCAAAAAATCCATCCCCTTATTTAAGAAAGAAACACAATTGGATCATGAGACAGATGAGGAATGTGAGTTTGAAATAG
- a CDS encoding ABC transporter substrate-binding protein has translation MKQKILLLFTVFSLIACKREQKISSSDWTKISNRTQYKEQDGSFELKSGNFTYNFKQNQTPFKKIILLNASMAGYISELGAENLIIGVSSPEYIYSEKIQDLIKEGKIQNVGSDQKYNVEKIISMKPDAIFTNYIASFDNAYQLLKNNGIQIIFLDEYMEQQPLQKAAYIKLFGEFFGKEKEAEAKYQEVEKNYNELKQLALRAKDKPVVLANEMYGDIWYIPGGNTSVAHYIADANATYIMKDNKDEKALTMSFEEVFAKTNGVQYWVNAGNHTSRKEMLKMNNFYGKLDVFNKGKLYTIGGKERQMANDFFESGGVRADLILKDYIKIFHPELLPDYQLTYMKELQ, from the coding sequence ATGAAACAGAAAATTTTACTTTTATTCACGGTATTTTCGCTAATTGCTTGTAAAAGAGAACAAAAAATTTCGTCCTCAGATTGGACAAAGATTTCAAATCGCACTCAATACAAGGAACAGGATGGAAGCTTCGAACTGAAATCGGGAAATTTCACCTATAATTTTAAGCAAAATCAAACACCTTTCAAGAAAATTATCCTACTTAATGCTAGTATGGCGGGGTATATTTCAGAGCTTGGAGCCGAAAATTTAATCATTGGAGTATCAAGTCCGGAGTATATTTATTCAGAAAAGATTCAGGATCTGATTAAAGAAGGAAAAATTCAGAATGTAGGAAGCGATCAGAAGTATAATGTGGAGAAAATCATTTCCATGAAACCAGATGCTATTTTTACCAATTATATAGCAAGTTTTGACAATGCTTATCAGTTATTGAAGAACAATGGGATCCAGATTATATTCCTGGATGAATACATGGAGCAGCAGCCATTGCAAAAAGCAGCTTATATAAAGCTATTTGGAGAGTTTTTCGGAAAGGAAAAAGAAGCAGAAGCCAAATATCAGGAAGTGGAGAAAAACTATAATGAACTGAAGCAACTAGCATTAAGAGCAAAAGATAAACCTGTTGTGCTGGCCAATGAAATGTATGGGGATATTTGGTATATTCCGGGTGGAAACACTTCCGTAGCTCATTATATTGCTGATGCCAATGCTACTTATATCATGAAAGATAATAAGGACGAAAAAGCTTTAACGATGAGCTTTGAAGAAGTATTTGCGAAGACCAATGGTGTTCAGTACTGGGTAAATGCAGGGAACCATACTTCAAGAAAAGAAATGTTGAAGATGAATAATTTCTACGGAAAGCTGGATGTATTCAACAAAGGAAAGCTATATACAATAGGTGGAAAAGAAAGGCAAATGGCTAACGACTTCTTTGAAAGTGGAGGAGTAAGAGCAGATTTAATTCTTAAAGATTATATTAAAATCTTCCATCCTGAACTTTTACCGGATTATCAGCTTACTTATATGAAAGAATTGCAGTAA